The Natranaerobius trueperi genome segment GGAGTAACACAAATCAATAAAAAAGAATTATTATTCACTAATAATATAAAACAAGATATAGAAAAAATTCAAGAAATAAAATACAAAAATACTCGGCAGAATAATTATCTCAATGACAGGATTGAAAATGCAAAAGCTTTACTTGAACGAATAGATGAATTTAAAAAACAAGTTTATGAACAAAGGCTAGATTCTATTGAAATAGAATTAGCTAACATAGAAGGCGAGAGAGATGATCTTATTCAAGCATTAAGAGAGCTAGATCTTTTAGAAGAGATCTATAGATATAAATTCGTGAAAGATGAAATTAAAGACTTAGAAAATAATTTAGATAATCTAGAAAAACTCTCTACTATTAATAAAGCGGATTTAGATAAATGGCATTATGCTGAAGTTAATATTAAAGAACTTACAAGAGAAATTGACAATTTAGATAAAGAAATATCAGATAAGACTAGAAAAAAAGAGCAAGTTTATAATGACCTTAATAAAAATGGTGAACAATTAAAGTTATTAAAAGAAAACAAAGATCAAATAGATAGATTAGACTTTACAGTAGTAGAAACTTTATATAAAGATTTAAGTAGATTAACAACTACTGTTAATTCACTTAAACCGGTATCGATTTTAACTATAATTGCCTTTTTAATTTCATTTTTAGGTACATACTTTTTTCAAAACTTTTGGTTTATATCTATGACCACACTACTTTTTGTAGCAACAGGACTTTTTCTCCGTCCAAGTATTATTTTAGCAATCAAAAAAGGGAAATTTAACTATGAATTAGAAAACTTAAATGCAACCTTAGCAAAATACTCTTTACATTCACGAGAATTACCAGAGTTAAAAAATAAAGTACAAGCCTTTTATGAGGAGTATTCTAAAATAGAAAATGATTTTTTTGAAGCGAAAGATATCAAACGAAAACTAGATTTAGAAATTGACACATTGCTAAATCAGAAAGAAAAGAATAAGCAGAAGATTAATGAGTATGATAAAGAAATTGAAAAAATACGAAGAAAGTCTTTTCTAAACGATAAAAATGACTATCAAACTAAACTTCAATTAAAAGTTGAATGTGAAAAGAATATAGAGAAAAGCCACCAAAAGCTAAGTAATATTTTTGGAGATGAAAGTTATTATTTAGAAGATTTAAAGAATAGATTACTTGAAGCATTCTATGATCTAGAAACAAAATACACAAGTTTACATGATGACAAGTTTATAGAACCTAACATGTTTGAAAAAGCAGATCTATTACGTAGAAAATTTGATTTAAAGGACGAAAACTATTTAGCAATTAGAAAGATGGTCGAACTAGAGAAAAAGAGATTAAATGAAAAAAAAGTACAATTAGAAAACATGAGAGATGAAAAAAGAAACAAAATGGAGACTTTTTTGTATCAACTAAAAGAATTTGGTAAAAAATCTTTTGAGATAGTTTTACCTTCTAATGAAGAGGATAAACAGTTACTTAAGTCCCCCCAAACTTTAGAAGGTTTAGTTGCTATAGAGAATATAGTGAAAAGTTTTCAAGAAAATAAAAGAAAAGAAAAAGGGTTAGCTGGAATGGCTATTAGGATTTTAGAAAAAATACGAACAAAAGAAGAAAAAAAGGTACAAAACCTATTTAATAAAGAAACCAGAGTGGCTGACTATTTTAATAAAATCACTTCTGGTATGTATGATCAAGTTAGCTTTGATCAAAACAAGAAGACTTTTTATACAAGAAGACATGATGGTAAGTTGTTAAATATCAATAATCTTTCGGGAGGAGCTTATGATCAATTATATTTATCAATTAGGTTAGCCTTTGGTGAAAAAGTTCTTCCTCAAAAAGGTTTTTTTATTTTTGATGATCCCTTTATCAAAGCAGATTACAATCGGTTATGTAACCAAATTAAGTTATTAATGGAAGTATGTCAATCCGGTTGGCAGGTACTGTTCTTTTCTTCTAAAAAGGAGACGAAAGAAGCTTTAGATAAGTATATTGAAAAAAACCAAGTAAATTTAATAGAGGTATAAGCGGCTCCATCTGAGCCGCTTTCATTTATGTATGGACTATTCCGGGTCATATCTAAATTTAATGTTTGCTTTTAAAAAGCGTTTATATTCATTAATTTTTTGTTTAATTTCGCTAACATTAAAAGCGAACAAAGAGATAGCTTGCCATAAAAATACCCACCCACCAATCATTAGTCCTTCTCGCGCAGTGTTACCCATAAGGGTATCAGGAAGTATTGGTTCTAAAGAAAATGACATGATTAAGAAAAACACCGATATACCAAAGTATTTGAGAATTTTTCTAATCATATTTGTCAAGTTTTCTTTTTCCTTTAGAATTTTATAGGAAAAATAAGACTTGACTCCTCGTATTATTAACTTTTCTGTTTCAATAGTCTCTTCTTCAGCGACAGTAAATAATATTTCGATATCGTATTTAAATGGTATATCGTGAGAACATCTTTCAAGAAAGTGTATTAAGCCTGGACTTAAGTCGCGAACCTCTAGATATGCGCTATCCCATTCATTAAAAGCATGAATATACCGATCTAAGAAGACCTCTATGATATATGCGCCATCTTCATTTTGTCTATAAATATTTTTTAATTGATCTAATTTTCGCATGGTAATCTTCCTTCCTCATATATGTAATTTACTATTATAAGACATTTTATTTTTTTTGCATACCCATCTTATCTAATATGAGAATTAGGTATTAGAAAATAGCTCATACATTTAGACTTTTTTGGTTTCATAAATCTATTAAAGTTAAAAATGACAGGAAGATGAATTTTTTCTAGAAGTTATATAAATATTAAATAAATAGTTG includes the following:
- a CDS encoding ATP-binding protein, with the protein product MKIKQIYIDKFGPLSEQQYQLTDGFNLFFGPNERGKTMLLDAMIKMLSFKYGIGATIKREFSDIPIRVEEQPQGKIKLLYKGDEFYLPDNNLPEYLDLPKQTFRNLFIIRNSDLSQKMNTSSNKVDFYSSMISHLTGMKNMEIDHSIKNIEGVTQINKKELLFTNNIKQDIEKIQEIKYKNTRQNNYLNDRIENAKALLERIDEFKKQVYEQRLDSIEIELANIEGERDDLIQALRELDLLEEIYRYKFVKDEIKDLENNLDNLEKLSTINKADLDKWHYAEVNIKELTREIDNLDKEISDKTRKKEQVYNDLNKNGEQLKLLKENKDQIDRLDFTVVETLYKDLSRLTTTVNSLKPVSILTIIAFLISFLGTYFFQNFWFISMTTLLFVATGLFLRPSIILAIKKGKFNYELENLNATLAKYSLHSRELPELKNKVQAFYEEYSKIENDFFEAKDIKRKLDLEIDTLLNQKEKNKQKINEYDKEIEKIRRKSFLNDKNDYQTKLQLKVECEKNIEKSHQKLSNIFGDESYYLEDLKNRLLEAFYDLETKYTSLHDDKFIEPNMFEKADLLRRKFDLKDENYLAIRKMVELEKKRLNEKKVQLENMRDEKRNKMETFLYQLKEFGKKSFEIVLPSNEEDKQLLKSPQTLEGLVAIENIVKSFQENKRKEKGLAGMAIRILEKIRTKEEKKVQNLFNKETRVADYFNKITSGMYDQVSFDQNKKTFYTRRHDGKLLNINNLSGGAYDQLYLSIRLAFGEKVLPQKGFFIFDDPFIKADYNRLCNQIKLLMEVCQSGWQVLFFSSKKETKEALDKYIEKNQVNLIEV